The following nucleotide sequence is from Mycobacterium sp. Z3061.
GGTCCGGCCCTGGACGGCACGCTGCCCGGCAACGAGGTCATCATGCAGCGGGATCAGGGCAACCGGGTGACCTACGCCCGCGCCATGGGCCCGATGCAGTTCCTCCCCGGCACCTGGGCACGCTATGCCGTCGACGGTGACGGCGACGGCATCCCCGACCCGCAGAACCTGTTCGACGCCACCTTGGCCGCGGCGCGGTACCTGTGCAGCGGCGGGCTCAACCTGCGGGATCCGCAGCAGGTGATGGCCGCGATCCTGCGCTACAACAACTCGATGTCGTACGCCCAGAACGTGCTGGGCTGGGCCGCCGCCTACGCCACCGGCGTGGTTCCGGTCGACCTGCCGCCGATCACCGGGCCGCCGCCGCCGATCGGCGATGCGCACCTCGAGCACCCGGAGGGGCTGGGCCCCAACCTGCCGCTCAATGTGACCGGGCTCGGCGTTGGCGACCCGATGGGCCGGCACATGCCGCTGATCGACTTCGGGCAACCGCAGATCGTGTCGCAGTACCCGAACTCCCTCTACCCGAACCCGCAGGCGCCGATGTGGCCGTGGATGCCGCCCGCCCAGGCACCGCAGCCGGCTCCGGTGGCGACTCCGGGCTGCACCCTGATCTGCATCAGTTCGCAGACGCCTGACTCGCTGCCCCCGGGTGCGGGTCCCATCCCCAACGGCGGGATCGTCATCGCTCCGGCGGCTCCCCCGGCTCCCCCGTTCGCTCCGGCGTTCCCCGACCCGTTCGCGCCGCCTCCGGCAGCGCCCCCGGCGCCGCCCGCTCCGGCTGCACCACCGGCTCCGGCAGCGCCGGCAACGCGGGCACCCAACGGCGCCCCGGCGCCCAAGCCCGCTGGTCCGGCGCAGCCGGTCCCGCCGGCCCCCGGCGAACCGGTGCTCGCCCCGGTCAGCTGACCGTCGGGAAGGCTTGCGCCCAAGCCGCCTACACTCGGCGTTGATGTCCGCAACCCCGAATGACGCAACCGATCTGACCACGGCTATCCGCTCCGCGCTGGGCAAGGTGATCGATCCGGAACTACGACGCCCCATCACCGAGCTCGGGATGGTCAAGAGCATCGACCTGGGCGCCGACGGCAGCGTGCACGTTGAGATCTATCTGACCACCGCCGCCTGCCCGAAGAAGACCGAAATCAGTGAGCGGGTGACCCAGGCCGTCACCGACGTCCCGGGCACCGGGACGGTACGGGTGAGCCTGGACGTGATGAACGACGAGCAGCGCACCGAGCTGCGCAAGCAGTTGCGCGGGGATGCCGCCGAACCCGTCATCCCGTTCGCCCAGCCCAGTTCACTGACCCGCGTCTATGCGGTCGCGTCCGGTAAAGGCGGTGTCGGCAAGTCCACGGTCACGGTCAACCTGGCCGCGGCGATGGCCGCCCGCGGGCTGTCCGTCGGCCTGCTGGACGCCGACATTCACGGGCATTCAATCCCCCGGATGATGGGCACCACCGATCGGCCCACCCAGGTGGAATCGATGATCCTGCCGCCCATCGCCCATGAGGTGAAGGTCATCTCGATCGCCCAGTTCACCAAGGACAACACCCCGGTGGTGTGGCGCGGGCCGATGCTGCACCGCGCGCTGCAGCAGTTCCTGTCGGACGTCTACTGGGGTGACCTGGACGTGCTGCTGCTCGATCTGCCGCCCGGCACCGGCGATGTCGCCATCTCGCTGGCACAGTTGCTGCCCAACGCCGAGATCCTGGTGGTGACCACGCCCCAACTCGCTGCTGCCGAGGTGGCCGAGCGGGCGGGCAGCATCGCCATCCAGACCCGCCAGCGGATCGCGGGGGTGGTGGAGAACATGTCGGGCCTGACGCTGCCCGACGGCACCACGATGCAGGTGTTCGGCGAGGGCGGCGGCCAGCAGGTCGCCGAGCGACTGTCGCGGGCGGTGGGCGCCGATGTACCGCTGCTGGGCCAGATTCCGCTGGACCCCGCGCTGGTGGCGGCCGGCGACACCGGTGTGCCGATGGTGCTCAGCACCCCGGACTCCGCGGTGGGCAAGGAATTGGGCCGCATCGCCGACGGGCTGTCGTCGCGTCGTCGCGGCTTGGCGGGCATGTCGCTAGGCCTGGACCCCACCCGGCGGTAAGTCGCGCGAGCAGACGCGAAATCGCGCGGGAGCATCTGCTCCCGCGCGATTTCGCGTCTGCTGGCCGGGGCTCAGGTGGCGTCGGTGTCGAACGGAGTGCGCTCGGGGGCCACGGGTGGCGCCGGCGGCGCCGGCGGCTGGGCCGGCGGTTGCGGAGCAGGCGCGTCGAAGTTACCGGTGAAGATCGAATCGTCGCCGTCGAGCAGGTGTTTGGTCAGCGCCGCGCGCGGGGTCATACCGCGCAACTTCTGCAGCTCACTGAGCTGGCCGCGGATGTCGTCGAATTCGGGCCCGATGTCCTCGCGGAGCTGGTTGGAGACACCGCTCAGGTAGTCGCGCGCCTGCCGCAGGGCGCCCGCCGTCCAGCGGATCGCGCCCGGCAGCCGCTCCGGGCCGAGCACCACCAGCCCGACCACGACGAGGACGAGCATCTCCCCCCAGCCGATGTTGGCGAACATCAGGTCAGATGACCCGTCCCCCGCAAGCGGGTGGGGTCCCCGTGGAGCTGGGGAGTGCCCCCAGCGCCCGGCTGCGCCGCGCTTGCGATCATCACGGTCGAATGGTGATGACCCGCCGCGCCCGGCTGCGCCGCGCTTGCGATCATCACGGTCGAATGGTGATGACCCGCCGCGCCCGGCTGCGCCGCGCTTGCGATCATCACGAGCTCGTGTCGGGGTCTGGTTTGACCGTCAGCGTGACGTGGCGGCCGTCGCGGACCACCTCGATCTGCGCGTCCTGACCGATGGTCAGCTGCCGCACGGCTACGACCGCTTCGTCGGAGTCGGCAACCTTGCGGTTCCCGATCTTGACGATCACGTCGTTCTCCAGGATTCCGCCCTTCTGCGCGGGTCCCCCGGCCTTCACATTGGCCACCTGCGCGCCCGAAGCGATCGCGTTGCTCACCGACCGGGTGCTGATGCCCAGCGTCGGGTGCACGATCTTGCCGTCCTTGATCAGCGTCTCCGCGACCAGCTTCATCTCGTTGACCGGGATGGCGAAACCCAGCCCGCTGGCGCTGTCGGACAACGATTTGCCCGCGCTGTTGATGCCGATGACCTGGGAGTCCATGTCGATCAGCGGCCCACCGGAGTTGCCGTGGTTGATCGAGGCGTCGGTCTGGATGGCGTCCAGGACGGTGTCGGTGTCAGAGCCCTCTCCCGACAACGGAACCGGGCGGTGCAGCGCGCTGATGATGCCATGCGTGACGGTGCTGCGCAGACCCAACGGGGCACCGGCCGCGATCACCTCGTCACCGACCCGCACCTTGTCGGAGTTGCCAAGCCGCGCCACGGAGAGGTTGTCGACGTTGTCGACCTTCAGCACGGCCAGGTCGGTCTTGGGATCGCGGCCCACCAGGCTGGCCGGCACTTCCTTGCCGTCGTTGAACACCACCGTGGTCTTGAACTGGCTGGGGTTGTTGGCGGCTTCGGAGATGACGTGGTTGTTGGTGACGATGTAGCCGCGACCGTCGATGACGACGCCGGAACCCTGCATCCCCTCCTGGTCGCTCTTGGACTCGATGGTCACCACGGAGTCGGCGACGGCGGCTGCGACCTTGGTGAACCGGCCGGCCGGTTCCTCGGCGTTGCCCGATGTCGACAGCGTCACCTTCGACGTGGTGAACGCCTCGACCACCTCGGCGGTCTTACGGCCGATCACCCCGCCGAGCGCGCCGATCACCAGCGCGAGGAGCAGCAGCACGGCCAGCGCGAGGTAGGACACCCTGCCGCCGAAAAGCACGTCGCGGACGCCGAGCTTGCCGCTGTGGCGCAGTTCGCCGTGCGTCACCACCTGAGGCAGCGCGGGGGTCCCCAGTGCCGCCGCCGCGGCCGGGTCGCGCCACGGATCCTCGGGCTCGTCCGGCTCACCATTTTTCTCGCCGGCCAGCGCGGCGGCATCGATCGGATGGCGCTGCAGTGTCTCGGTGCCGCCGAACGGGCGGCCGAAGGCCTCCTCGAGTACCGGATCGGCCGGCTTGTCGTGCGGCCGGAACTCGGACTGGTCCTTGTACTTCTGCGGACGAACCCGGTCGGCGACGAAGGACCCCTGCTGCCCCGCCGGACGGCCGAACGTCTGACGCGATCCAGGGTCTACCGGCGGCCGGTAGATGGGGCGCGGTGCCAGCCGCTCGGTGTCCTGGCCGCTGTTGTTGCCTTCGTCGGAGCTCACGGTTCCTCTTCTAGATCCGTTCGGGGCCCGGCACCGGGCCGGCCGTCTGCGCAGCAAAGGACCGCACGGCCCTGGAAGTCATGTTGATGTCCCACCCTAGTATCCACGGATCCCCGCCGGTCGGCACGAACCCGCGCCAAGGCCCGCGTCGGCACGCAAACGTCAAGCTAGCGGCGCTTCCGGTGATCGTCGCGCTCGGCGAAGTCGTCCTGAAGCGGGAGGCCGTCGTCGTGCGGGTAGTGCGGAATCTCGGACAGCAACCCGAGTAGCGAACTGGGGATGCGGATGGGGTGTGAGTCGCGCAGCGCCGCCCGCGCGCGGCTGTGATCGTCCACCTCGGCCGCGCACTGCGGGCACAGCGATAGATGGTGGGCGGCGCGCAGGTGGGCGTTCATCCTCAACTCGCCGTCGACGAACGCGGCGATGGCCTCGATGGAGAGGTGCTCGGTGGAGCGGAAGCGACGCGGCGCGCCCACCGGGGCGTCGCTCTGGGAGGCGAATTGAGCGGGTAGCCACGAGAACGCACGCCGGAAAACGTCTCCCCGGTCGGCCATCACCAACTCCCTCCGCGCCCTGTTAAGCCATTTGTATCTCGAATGTAGCGCGGTGTGCTGCTTGATAACCATGATCGAACCTTCAATCCCCGGAATTTGGGATCAGTTGGCAACCGTGCGGTGGCCGAAACGATGGTTCGGCCGGAGCAGGTTGCTCAGCTGGCCGTCCGCATCGAACGGTCGTCGTTGAGCCCCATTTCGGGATGGGCGGCCAGGTAGTCGCGCAGCGCTTGGCGCCCGCGGTGGATCCGGCTGCGAACGGTGCCGAGCTTTACGCCCAGGGTGGCGCCGATCTCCTCGTACGACAGACCTTCGATATCGCACAGGACCACTGCGGCACGAAATTCTGGCGGCAGCGAGTCCAGGGCAGCCTGCAGGTCAGGGCCAAGGCGCGAGTCGTGGTAGATCTGCTCCGGGTTCGGCTCGTCGGCCGGCACCCGGTCATAATCCTCCGGCAGCGCCTCCATGCGAATGCGGGCGCGGCGGCGGACCATGTCCAGGAACAGGTTCGTGGTGATGCGGTGCAGCCAGCCTTCGAAAGTGCCGGGCTGGTAATTCTGGACGGACCGGAAAACCCTGATGAAGGTTTCCTGTGTCAGGTCCTCGGCATCGTGCTGGTTGCCGGAGAGCCGGTAGGCCAGCCGGTACACCCGGTCGGCGTGCTGACGCACCAATTCGTCCCAGGACGGCATGGTGGCCTTGTCGCCGGTCGCGTCGAAAATCGCGGTGCCGAGCAACGTGTCAGATGGTTCCACCCAGTCGTCATCGGCAACCTGTTGCGGGTGCGACATGGTGGTCGGGCTCAAAGTGGTGATTTTCAGTTCCTCCGGTTTTCCCCTGCCATCCAGGGTCGGCATTTCTCCACTCGCCGAAACACGAAGTTCCCATTCCGTATTCCCGCCGGCCTCGCCCCACAGTGCACCGCGTTCCATACGGCTTACCGTCGCCTACCCGAGTGTGGGCGAGGTATGAGCAGTCTGAGCTTTAGCTGAGAAACCATACTGTTACCTACGATTTCCAGCGGTTATGGAGTTTGCTATGACCTCCCTCCGTCGGCAGATCCCGGGCGTGTCGCCTCCGGTGTCCACGGGCGCGCCTGAGCGACGGCACCAGCGGTTCGGCATACTCTGCGGACATGGAGGGCACGTCCAACACCAGCGACGAGACCGGCCACGCGACCCGCAGCAGGGCGGATTCGCTTGTGGCGCACGCCGAAGGGTCGATATCGGAGGACGCGATCCTGGCCAGCGCCCGGGAACGCGCCGTCGACAGCGGCGCCGGCGCGGTCACCCCCGCGGTCGGAGCGCTGCTGAGCCTGCTGGC
It contains:
- a CDS encoding lytic transglycosylase domain-containing protein yields the protein MHIGGRWADNPAVAKVRQTAVRVTRTPVFGVAMISPLIFASAVGAAAPSLQGKNQPHRAAITPVAAVGPAPHTDLSGPTVISIQRVPTSFHVAAAASSAPPPPTVVNTPGALGIPIMALSAYRNAEQKMGAAQPACGVSWNLLAGIGRIESGHAGGGAVDARGTATNPIYGPALDGTLPGNEVIMQRDQGNRVTYARAMGPMQFLPGTWARYAVDGDGDGIPDPQNLFDATLAAARYLCSGGLNLRDPQQVMAAILRYNNSMSYAQNVLGWAAAYATGVVPVDLPPITGPPPPIGDAHLEHPEGLGPNLPLNVTGLGVGDPMGRHMPLIDFGQPQIVSQYPNSLYPNPQAPMWPWMPPAQAPQPAPVATPGCTLICISSQTPDSLPPGAGPIPNGGIVIAPAAPPAPPFAPAFPDPFAPPPAAPPAPPAPAAPPAPAAPATRAPNGAPAPKPAGPAQPVPPAPGEPVLAPVS
- a CDS encoding Mrp/NBP35 family ATP-binding protein, whose protein sequence is MSATPNDATDLTTAIRSALGKVIDPELRRPITELGMVKSIDLGADGSVHVEIYLTTAACPKKTEISERVTQAVTDVPGTGTVRVSLDVMNDEQRTELRKQLRGDAAEPVIPFAQPSSLTRVYAVASGKGGVGKSTVTVNLAAAMAARGLSVGLLDADIHGHSIPRMMGTTDRPTQVESMILPPIAHEVKVISIAQFTKDNTPVVWRGPMLHRALQQFLSDVYWGDLDVLLLDLPPGTGDVAISLAQLLPNAEILVVTTPQLAAAEVAERAGSIAIQTRQRIAGVVENMSGLTLPDGTTMQVFGEGGGQQVAERLSRAVGADVPLLGQIPLDPALVAAGDTGVPMVLSTPDSAVGKELGRIADGLSSRRRGLAGMSLGLDPTRR
- the tatB gene encoding Sec-independent protein translocase protein TatB encodes the protein MFANIGWGEMLVLVVVGLVVLGPERLPGAIRWTAGALRQARDYLSGVSNQLREDIGPEFDDIRGQLSELQKLRGMTPRAALTKHLLDGDDSIFTGNFDAPAPQPPAQPPAPPAPPVAPERTPFDTDAT
- a CDS encoding trypsin-like peptidase domain-containing protein, which encodes MSSDEGNNSGQDTERLAPRPIYRPPVDPGSRQTFGRPAGQQGSFVADRVRPQKYKDQSEFRPHDKPADPVLEEAFGRPFGGTETLQRHPIDAAALAGEKNGEPDEPEDPWRDPAAAAALGTPALPQVVTHGELRHSGKLGVRDVLFGGRVSYLALAVLLLLALVIGALGGVIGRKTAEVVEAFTTSKVTLSTSGNAEEPAGRFTKVAAAVADSVVTIESKSDQEGMQGSGVVIDGRGYIVTNNHVISEAANNPSQFKTTVVFNDGKEVPASLVGRDPKTDLAVLKVDNVDNLSVARLGNSDKVRVGDEVIAAGAPLGLRSTVTHGIISALHRPVPLSGEGSDTDTVLDAIQTDASINHGNSGGPLIDMDSQVIGINSAGKSLSDSASGLGFAIPVNEMKLVAETLIKDGKIVHPTLGISTRSVSNAIASGAQVANVKAGGPAQKGGILENDVIVKIGNRKVADSDEAVVAVRQLTIGQDAQIEVVRDGRHVTLTVKPDPDTSS
- the rseA gene encoding anti-sigma E factor RseA; its protein translation is MADRGDVFRRAFSWLPAQFASQSDAPVGAPRRFRSTEHLSIEAIAAFVDGELRMNAHLRAAHHLSLCPQCAAEVDDHSRARAALRDSHPIRIPSSLLGLLSEIPHYPHDDGLPLQDDFAERDDHRKRR
- the sigE gene encoding RNA polymerase sigma factor SigE — its product is MPTLDGRGKPEELKITTLSPTTMSHPQQVADDDWVEPSDTLLGTAIFDATGDKATMPSWDELVRQHADRVYRLAYRLSGNQHDAEDLTQETFIRVFRSVQNYQPGTFEGWLHRITTNLFLDMVRRRARIRMEALPEDYDRVPADEPNPEQIYHDSRLGPDLQAALDSLPPEFRAAVVLCDIEGLSYEEIGATLGVKLGTVRSRIHRGRQALRDYLAAHPEMGLNDDRSMRTAS